The Methanosarcina barkeri MS DNA window GCGCGTTAATTTTTTGATTAGAGAGGATCATTCATAAACCTTTCGAAATATGTAGGCTTTTAAAATATTATTATATGCCTATATAATATATAATCAATTTTATAAGATAGACCGCGCATGTAAAAATAAACAAAGTCATATATTTATATAAACAAAAAAATTCTACTCATCCCAATATAATATAAAGATTCCGATTGTAACTAATGAATTTTTGTATTTATTTTTGGGAATATAATTATTAATTTTATATTAATAAGTTATCCCGATGTGGTTTTTATATTATTAATTTTTATAAAATATATAATTTATTAACTTTCTCGTTTATTTGAGATCAAAATAAAGTATGTTTTCTGTATCATACATAAACATATATTTGATACTGTTTATGCCTACAATCAAAATATATTTTCCACAAAAAACTATATACTTATTATAAAAACTACTCATAAATAAAATTGAGTTGTTCCGTGGGAAACATTTATTTATATATAAATATGTTGGCCGGGTTTGTTATATTAATACGGTAAAAACTGTTTGGCTGCAATTTAAGAGCTACTTACTGTATATTTTCAATTTTGCCTATCAAAGAATTAATTATTTTAGAAATTTGGCATTGGAATTTGGCTAATAATTTTAACTCACAAATTTAATTTAGGCATACATCAGAAAAGGATTTTTATATTTAGTTCCCTTGCATAATGTGTGATTTTAGGAGCTTCATCTTTTGCTGGCAACCCTGAGGATTTAAAGGAACATGTTGAATCCATAGAATTGTATATCCCCAAACTTGGGATCTACAATGGTTCGACACTTGAAATTGAAAAGCTTGATCGGGTACTTGACGATATCTCGATATATGATTTTGCAGTTACAGTTCACGCTCCTTACTTTGCTGGAGACTCAAAATATCCTTCAGCTCTCCAGCTTGATACTGCAAGAATGAGCGAGAGGGAATTTTCCCTTATGGAAGAATCAATCTCGCTTGCAAGTCGGGTCGAAGCCCCTGTAGTGGTGCTACATCCGGGTAGGATTGGACTTAATAAGGAAAAATCTTATATTTCTATGGTTAAAAACCTCAACAAGCTTGCATCCCTGGCTGAAGATTACGGAGTGACTCTGGGCCTTGAAAACAAGGAAGGTACAGACCCCTCGAACTTTTGCTGTGAGGCAAAGGAGCTTTCTCGGACCATAGAAGCTGTGAATTCCGAACACCTGAAAGCCACTTTTGATATAGGACACGCAAACCTTACCTGTGGCGGGGATCCTGAAAAACTCATGGAGTTTGTCCAGACCTTGCAGAAGCATATCATCCATCTTCACCTGCATGATAATAGTGGGCAGTGGACAGAAATGTACGATGGAGACGAGCATATGGCTCCCGGAGAAGGTTGCGTGGATTTTTCAGTCCTGAAACTGCTTTCGGGATATAGAGGCGTCTATAATTTTGAGGTATTCTCTCTCGAAGATCTTCTTTTTGGAAAAAAGACCCTTGAAAACGCCTTCAAGCTATAAGAAAGGATAAATTGTGAAAAAAAGAAGCCAGGGTTCGATCAGGAACCTTAACTCGTAGAAGTTTCTAACTAATTTAAATATAGTCAATTTTTACATTTTTTTGACCAAACACGTTTTTCAACTCTTCATAGGCCGTGAAAAGTTCTCTCTTCTGCGTTCCAAGGGTTTCAAGCCTGGGCTCTGCTTTAAGCCAGATATCTCTTTCTCCGGTACCCCTTGTAACTGCAACACAAGCAAGCATATCTCCATGAGTCAACCTGTAGACTGAATCAAGCCCTGTAGGAGTTACCCACGCGGGGGATACTACTTTAAGTTTTTCAGTTAGTTCTTGCCAGCTAAGATTTTCGGAAGTACGGAGATTGAGCTGGAGGTGTGCACGTTCTCCTGTAACTTTTTCGTTGAGATTTTTAAGGAAAGCGCTATATTCTGGATCCTTCTCATTGATTTTTCTCGTTTCAGAGCGGGAAAGTTCTTTTGCTTCCTCTTCAAAGAAAGGTGCAAGGTTAACCTTGCTTGATGGTTTTGTTATCAGGGAAACTCCAAAGAAAGCGATTGCGCTCAGAGACATTCCCACAATAACTCCGTGGCCCATGAGAATGGGGTGAATGCTTTCAAGATAATTAGTGGCAAGGGGTGGTGTATTTATAAGGTCCAGAGCCACAAGAGCTACCTGAACAATAAACCCTATTACCATACCTGCAAACGCTCCTTCCTTAGTAGCTCTTTTCCAGTACAGGCCTCCCATTAGTGGGAAGAAGTAAGAAGAGCTTGCAATGAAAGTTGCAATTTGAATGGCATCAAGAATATTAGGAATTATGAATGAGCCTACTGTTGCAGCGAGTATGATAAACAGTACACTGGCCCTGTTTACCAACATCATTTCCTTCATTGTAGCGTCTGGCTTTATATACCTCTGGTAAATGTCCCTCGAAATACAGGAAGCTCCTGATGTTGAAAAAGTGTCTGTACAGGACATGGAAGCTGCTGCAAGCCCGATTGCACTGAAGGCTACTACTACCGGTGCTGAGGCGAAACGCTCACTGACAAATGATAGAAGTGCGGGCTCTGCAGAAGCCATTCCTGCGGGGTAGCCCATCCCTGCTATTTCAGGGTATATATCGTTGAGAGCTATTGCAATCACAGCGCAGACTGCAAAGATCACAGTGATCATTAGAGCGCCAATTATCATTCCGGCACTGGCAGATTTTTCATCTTTTGCAGCCCAGACTTTCTGCCAGGGGTCCTGTTCTGTAATCCAGCCCGGAATTAAGGCGAAGGAAAAGATCAGAACCATGGGAAGGCCAATTGAAAAGGGGTTCCACCAGTCTCCAGAAACATTCCCGAAAAGCTGTGAAACGCTTATTGCAGAAGTGTTGAGACCTCCATTAGCGACTGTTCCTACTGTTGCAAAAGCCATTACTATTGTGAAGAGAGCAAGGAATGAAAACTGGATAGTATCTGTCCAGATAACTGCATACAACCCTCCGAGAGTTACGTAAAGGGAAACCGCAATTGCAACAATAGCTGCGGCATAGAGAGGGTCAAGACCGTAAAAAGTTTGCAGCACAAGGGAAAGCCCTGTAATGTCGGATACTGAAAAAAGAATCATTACGACAGTTATGATCAGGGCAATTGGCAATCGGACTATACTGCCATAACGCTGTTCCAGGAGTTCAGGTTGGGTGATTGCAGGTAAATTTTTGATTTTCTTCACAAGCACAGAAAGGAATAGGAGGGAAATGATGTTTGGAGCTACAAAAGCCCATATAGAGCCCATTCCCTGAAGCATATAATAACCTATGACTGCAAGAATTCCCCCAGCTGTCAGCCAGGACGCTGCAGCTGAAAAACCCAGGGCTGAGGGCCCTATCCTGCGGCCAGCAAGCCAGAAGTCTGTAATGGATTTCTGTTTATTATTGAAGTACCAGCCAATAGCCACAAGTCCGGCTATGTAGACTGAGAGCATTATAAGAAAAATATTATATCCATCCATAAAGAAACCTTCAGAAATATTAATTAAAGTGTGTAAGCCACTCGTTTTATCAAAATTTTTAGGACATTATCCAATTTTTGAGACATCGAATCTTATATTGACATCGTATTGACATGTAGATAAATAAACTTTTACTTTCATTATAATATTTATTTAGCTCTTTACTGTCTTATGGACTCTGTTTTTTCACCTGTACAAGTTAACTTGAATTAAAATCACATTTATTATTCTAATTAATATTTTTTGTTTGTATTTTTTTGTTTGTATTTTTTTGTTTGTATTTTTTTGTTTGTATTTTTTTGTTTGTATTTTTTTGTTTGTACTTTTCTTGTTTGTATTTTTTTGTTTGTACTTTTCTTGTTTATATTTATTTACTCTTTATTTTTATGTGTTTATTTTTAGTCTTTGGTAGTGTGCCGAAAGTTATGTAATAGGGCTTACACACTTGAGGAACAAAATCAATTATGGTAACGATTATGGAGTATAACCATATTTTATACAGTTGAAGGTTTAATGCTATTGATTTTTCAGTTCAACTGTATAAGTCCTATGTAAATTATTACTGACTCTGTATCCTTTTTCTTCGCTGTTCCTATGGGATTAGATGATTCTTAATTCAGGACCTCATTGGTTTTTATGAGGACATTATGAGGATAGCCGCACAAAATAAAGAAGAACCGAAATCTTCTAAAAATCGGTTGATAGTTGAGTAGCCAGCTTCGTAGAGTTTGAAAATATGCTAAATTACAGGGTATCTCTGTGGACAGCGGACTTCCAGGGACTAAAGTAAGAGTAATTATTCATGCTTCAGGGGATATTAAGGTAGTGAGCTAGTACATGCCTTTCTGATGCCTGAGAAACATAGTTTTAAGTAAAACTTCCGCACAATCCAGCATCAGAAACTCTCTACAGGGCAGAGTTACCGAATTCTGGATGCTGGAAACTCTTGTTTGGGTGAAAGTTGATTGTGGCGTTCTTCATAATGCTCTCATAACCCGAAATCAGCAGAGGAAATGGGTATCCTTCCTGAAGTTCCGGTGTATGCCCAGTTAAGGGCAAGTTCTGTCCATGTGCTCTGGTGTAAAAGGTGAAATTTGTGAAAGCAAGAACAAAGGTCTGGTTTACGGAAGACGGAAAGACCGTCATGGGTGCTGGAAGAGCTACGTTACTGAAGGCAATAGAAGAAGAGCACTCGCTTCGGAAAGCCTGTAAGAAGCTTGAGATCTCATATAAACAAGCCTGGATAGTACTTAAAAAAATGAATGAAGCCCTTGACGAACCCGCAGTCGTCACAGTGCGAGGGGGAAAAAATCAGGGTACCTTCCTGACTGACCTCGGAAGAAAGTTATTGGCTGAGTACGAGGCCAGTAAGCAGCTTATTAGTGAAACCATAGGGGATGAAACAGCCTGGGAAAACGTAAGCTTCAAGTTATCAGCCAGAAACCAACTCCCTGGTAAAGTGCTTGAAGTGAAGAAAAACGGGCTTGTATCTAAAATTACGATTGAAATGGAACCTTCAGTTATAACCTCAGTAGTCACTGAAGAAGCTGTAGAAAAACTTGATATCAAACCTGGAGATAGGGTTTACGCGGTCATCAAATCGACCGAGGTAATGGTTGCAAAAATTGTTGGTGAAAAAGAACCTGTCGGTGAAAAAGAACCTACAAAAATCGATTCAAGGGAGACAGATCGCTCCGACTGAATAATTATAACTCAATTTGACAGAAGCATACATTTTCCAATACATAGATGGAATTTGTATTTTTATCATTTCTCTATACTTTTTGCAATTTATAATTTTATGGCGTATTTTTAGATTTTTGTTATTCTTCGTTTTCTCAAAGATTTGTGCCGGTGCAATGAATTTCTTTTTTGTATCCAGTTTACACCTTTTAGTCCTGAATTCTGATTTATTCATTTTCTCAAAGGCTTCTAGTTGACAGAAAGTTCAGCTTTGCTTTTTACTCTGGACGACAGAACTGGTACTTTCGAGCTTCTTACTACTTTTTCTGCAACACTTCCTATTAGAAACCTTTCAAGTCCGTTTGCTCCAAGGTTGCCCATCACTATCAAATCAATATTGTTACCATCACTATCAAATCAATATTGTTATTTTCTGCAAAATCAATAATTTCACTACTCAGATACTCTTCTAAAAGTACCTCTCTAATCTCTACACCTGATGTCTCTTCAATCTTCTTAATTTTAGATACTGCTTTCTACTCATCACGTTTCATCATTTTATAAATTATTTTATAAATCGTTTCTTTACCAGCAGTCCAATTTTCAGAAATTGTAGAGTGTATATTTACCACGTAAAGAGCGTGGACAATAGCTCTGCTAAGTTTTGCAAACTCAATACCGTGAGAAATGGCCCTCTGAGTATTCTCAGATCCATCTGTTGCAATAACTATATTTCAAAAAAGTTATCTCTCCATATTTTATCCCCCATCCTATCCCCCCATCCACTTCACATAAAAATACCGATATGACAGAATCAAAATAATTTAGTTATAATAGACTAATTCATATACTCAATAGGTTTGAGCTTTAAATTATAATTATTCTTTAACAATTAAGGTAAGGTTCAAAAATTATAAAACTGCACGAAAAACCGTGCGGGTATATTTCAAAAAATAGAGGACTGTAGCCTTTTTAAAGGCTACGTGCATACTTTCTTTTTCTGTGTCTTTTTGTTTCAATCCTGTTTCTTTCTTCTGAACATGATAAAACAGACAGCTAGAACCATTGTAATGCCTGTCCCAAGCTCAAATCCAGGAAGAGACTGTTTTGCTTCCTTAACTTCGGTATTAACCTCGATAGTATCCGAAGTCTGGTCATGCCCGTCAGTATCTTCATAGAAAATTTCGCTACTTATAGAGTATGGCTTTGCGGTTGCAGTTTCATCTACATCCATATCAAAAACAGCAACTTCACTGTCTCCGGGTTTCAGAGTTCCAAGGTAAGCCTGGTCATCAGTGGTACTGAATGGATCAGATGCACTGATTCTAACAGTTGAATCTTTTGCAGTTTCTTCTCCTGTGTTTTTATATGTGACGTAAAGCATCCCACCATCATCGGGGTAAAGGTCACCTGTTACGTTTGTAACTTCAAAGTAAGGTTCCTTCTTGACTTCGATGTTTATGGTCTGCGTCTGAGTCTTATTTTCATACCAGAGACCAACTTCCTTATTTGTCACAAGGCCTGTAACGCTGTCAAAATCGTCTCCGCCTACCTGGACATTGTTCTGGTACTGATACGAAAGATCGAGATTCAGGGGATATACGCCGGCAGGAGTATCTTTGTTAATCTCAATTGTAAACTGCGTGGGACTTACACTCTGTTTTCCCTGCTTGAGAGTACCAGCTTCTTGGGGTCCAGACTTAACTTTAATGTTAGGATTATCAGATTTAAGGGTTGCAAGAATGCCTATTGCTGTCGTAGCCTGCGCTTCATACTGCATCTCTGACTGCTGTAGCATTTCATCTGCATAATTTCCAATATCTGCATCTTTTTCAGATTTAAAGCCGGAAATTTCACCCTTATTCATCATATTTAGATTAAGAGTTACAGTATCTCCTCTAGAGTACTGATCGTCTCCAACAAGTGTTGCATTAAGGTCAGGCCCTCCGTATACTGAGTAGTAGTTTTCACTAATATCAAAATTATCTGGTACAGCTGCCTGCGCTGGGAAGACTGCCCAGCAAAGGATCAGAAGCGTCGTGACAGTAATAAATAATCCATTTTTATTATTCATTTTCATCACCTGATACATTCTCGTCATTCTGGTTTCTTTTCCGGTGTACGCTTACTATCTGGTAAAGGGCGATAACTATAATCAATAAAATTGCTATTCCTGTTATGCTGAATTTTTGTTCTGTTGCTTTAAGAGGTAAGTCTACTTTCATACTTTCTGAAAATTTAGTATCTCCGTCGTCATCAAGATATTTTATTTCACTGTTGACTCCATACTTTTTCACAATAGCATCCGAATCGGCCTTAACTTCAAAACTGGCAGTTTTTTCTTCTCCAGGGTCAATATCCCCTAATCTTACCGTAGCTTTTTCAGTGCTTAGAGGGCTCATCACAATTATCCGAGCAAAAGCGTCTTTTGCTACGGTTTCTCTTGTATTTTTATAAGTAACATTAACAACCTTACTTTCACCCTGCATAAGGTTGCCAGAGACGTTGGTTACTTCGAATTTAGGTTCACTTTTTATGGAAATAGGTATTTTGAGAGTTTCTGTTTTCGTTTTGTATTCTCTTGCATAGTCTACATCAGTAATCCCGAGATTTACTGCATCCGCAGTTACAGTTCGGACATTTGACTGGTATTGATAGGTCACTGGAAGAAGAAGTTCGTAATTTCCAGAAGGTGCATTGCCATCAACTTTTATTGAGTAACTAAGAAGTGCTATATGTCCGGTTTCAAGTTCTTCAAGGTTCTGGAAATTGCCTGTCGACTCTACTTCAATGTACTTCGTTTCTGATTGAAGAGTAGCTTCTATATTTTTTGCTGTCGTACATTCTTCTTCTTCTCCCATCTCTTTCAGTGCAATTGTTTCTTCAATGGAATCGTTTATTCTTTTCTGATTTGCGTTTAACCTCTTAAAACCAGATATAGATCCTGCATTTGCAATTTTTATCTTCAGATCTGCAGTTTCTCCCCTTTCAAGCACGGGATCTCCTGTAATTGACGCCTGTATTACTGGCGCTCCGTAACTTTTGTAGTAATCTACAGTATACCCATGATCTAGAGCAATGAAGTTGGTTTCATCATCTTCCCCGAGAGCTGGGAGTGCAGTCACTGATACTATTAATAGAATTAACGCAAACGTAGTAATTTTCGTAATCATGCTTTGCCTTAATTTTGTTATGGGCACTCGTATCATATCTTGGCCCCCTGAATTTGCTTTTTTGTCTCTGTCTGTTTTTCTGCTTTCCTAGCTCCTTTTCTTTTATCGCGCCAGGTATCAAAAGTAATCATAAGTGGGGGGAAGACTACAAATGTTGCCAGGAGAGCCAGCAAGACATCGATAACCGTAACTGTACCGAAGTCGGTTATTATGGGGAAAGGAGAAGCCAGCAGGGCCATAAACCCGAATACTGTCGTGGCTCCTGAAGCAACAATTGCACTTCCTATTTTGGAACTGGTCATCAGAATAGCTTCTAAAGGACTTGCACCTTTCTCCTTTTCTTCAAAGTAACGCTCCATCATGAGGATAGCATATTCTGACCCTACTCCCAGTATCAGAGCTCCCAGGGTCGCTGTGAGGGGAGTATAACTGATATTAAGAAGGCTCATAACTCCGCCTGACCAGCCAATAACTATTAGCATTGGGATTACAGGAACCAGGGCTTTCACCCAATCTTTGTATACAATAAGAAGTCCTGCGAGCACGAGAATCAGGCCAAGGAAAGTCATTGCTATTCTTCCGCTGGTAAGAGCAGAGATAACCTCTATATACACAACCGAGTTTCCGGTAATCGTGACAGTAGTGCCTGGTGGAGCCGGCATCCACTGCATATCTTGCTTGACAATATTCCTGAGTTCTTCAATACCTGTTACTTTTATGTCCGCAACCGCATTCCCGATGTCGAAGTTCAGGAGAAGCATATTATTTCCGTATATATAGTGGTCTTTCTGTGACTCAGGGATTTCAGAGTAAATATCCTTTATTTCCTGGCTGGTATCTGGAATTACCCCTCCATTGTATTCCTTTACAAGATCTACAATGCTCGAAGAGCCGTAAATGTGGCTATTGGACTCTGCTTCATGTTCGGAAAACTGATCAATCCACTTAAGAACATCCGGATCAGCTACATCCTTAACCTTGATGATAAGGTTTAATTCATCGCTATCACCCATGATATCTCCCATATGGTGAAGATTCACGAGTGCAGGCATGTCCTGAGGCACAAAGGTTTCAACATCAGTCTGAATAGGCACAGATCTGTCAAGGTAAAGGCCTCCAACGCAGAGCAAGAGTGCAACTCCAAGTACGACAACATCATATTTGATAGTCAGGCTTGTAGTTTTCTGGAGAATCCTCCCTATTAGACGCCCGCTTTCGTCTCCGTCCTCAGACTTTTTCTTCTTTTCCGGATTTGCAGGTTTTATCTTACTTAACGCCTTCCTCAGGGGGTTTTTATCCGAGTATTTGTCAAATAAAGAAATCGTTATAACCCCTACGAAGATAGCGGAGAAGTAACACATTAAAATGCCTATCATGAGCAATTTACCAAAATCCCGGATCATTGGTACTGTAGATGTAAAAAGAGAAATAAAGCCAAGGGCTGTCATCACCAGAGCGGTGAGGACTGCAGGCCCGGTATGCTTTACGGTTTCTATAACTGCTGCTTTTTTGTTTCCTTTTTCCTGCAGTTCCTCCTCAAGTCGGTTATGGAACTGAATAGCATAATCAATTCCCAAGCCTATAAGGATAGGGAATGCAGCCATGGAAACCATGGACATGGGAATTCCTACATAACCCATAGCTCCAAAGGTATAAACAATACCAAGAAGAACTATCGGCAGAGGGAGAAGACACCAGCGAACGTGCCTGAATACTATAAGCAGTACAATAACCATGAAAACCGCTGAAAGTCCTAGAAGCACTCCCATACTGGAATTCATTTCATCGTTCATGGAAACTACGAATGCTGGATCACCAGTAACAATAATGTTGTAGGAAGGTGGAAAATCCGCCAGCGAAACAGCCTCTTTAGTGGAAGCAAGGATATCTTCCTTATTATCTTCACTAGCTGAACCGGCCATGACTACCGAAATTATCATATGAGTATTGTCAGGAATAAGCTGGCCGAAAATATCAGGGTTTCCGTCTACAATGGCTTTTATTTCTTCATCGGTATCAGGGATTTTAGATTTCCCTGTCATCTTATAATTGATTTGTTTGATCAGTGAAGCGGGGCTTGTAGTTTCAATTACCCCATTGGTTGCCTGGACCTGATGTTCTAGCCTGTCTACAGCTTTCATCACGTCAGCAGTTTCTACATCGTTGCCCTCTACCATTACCACAATAGATTGTGTCTGGAAAATTTTTTGATAAAGGTGATCATAATCCTGGTAGAGAGGAGAGTCTTTTCCGACAAAGGTTTCTGTTCCTGATTCCATTTCAATGAGTTGAGCTCCCTGCGTTGCTATAACTATACACAGTAAAGCTATCAGGAGTACGGAAAAACGGTTATTCTGAATAAAAAGTCCCAGTTTTTCAAAAAATTTAGTAATAGTGGATTCCCCTCATAGTTTTTAATATGAAATGCAATTGGAAGTTGGCGCACGTATTGAACTTGCCTTTTTTTCTCTGGGCTGAAGGCTCATTATCTAGCATTTGTGTACATTTATAATACTTGCCTTTTTTCTCTCTGGGCCGAAGGCCCAATTATCTAATATTTGCATACATTTCAATAATACTTGCCTTTTTTCTCTCTACGCTGAAGGCTTATTATCTAAGGTTTGCATACATTTAAATAATATTTGCCTTTTTTCTCTCTATAATGAAGGCTTATTATCTATTATTTGTATAAATTTTAATACTTATACTATTTTGCTAAAATTATACTATTTTGCGGCAAATCTTCTGTGACTTAGATCTTTTGACGTATACAAACAGAAAAGATTTAAATCTATTGTTACATTAGGGGTAACAGATGGTATTACAAACTAATCTTCAATTAATTCGTAACCTTGAAAAGCTAGGGCTAACCGAGAATGAAGCAAAAACATATATTGGGCTCGTAAGTTTGAGAGAGGCTACAGCCCGCGAAATTCATGAACTTACAAATGTGCCAAGAGCCAAGATATATGAAATTCTTAAAGTACTTGCGAAAAAAGGCTATCTGGAAGTGAGACAGGGATCTCCAACGTATTTCCGAGCAGTTGATCCTAAAAAGGTAATCGGAGAAATAAAAAATGAGTTCTTAAACTGTGCAATCGAGACACTTAGCCAGTTCAATGAATTGAGTTATGAACTTCCAAAAACTTCTCCTGTATGGTATATCCAGAGTGATTGGGGAATAAAGAACCGGATACGTGAAATTATGGCCGGAGTAAAAGACGAATTGATTATTTTTTCGTCCAACCCTGAGTTACTCAAGGAATTTAAGCAGGAAATCAAAAAACTAGAAAAAACTTGTAATCTAATTCTTATCGTTGATGAACTGGATAGTTTCAGGTCACTTCCTTTTGAGTTCAAAGAAACTAATAAAGAGTTTACGGATTTCATGAATAACATTGTAATTGATGGCATCCAGTATAAAGAAGAATTTTTTATGATTGCCGATGGAAAGGAATCAATAGGGGTTCACAGCGCAGGAAACAAAAGAGAAGCAGTGATAATCAAACTGCCGATTGTCTCTTATATGCAAAAAATGATCTATGAGAGAGTGCTTGAACCAGGTTTTATCAAATAAGACAGATAACCAGCATATCAGTAAGAACTCCCTAATTTTCTCAAAATCTCTTAATGCTTCTGTGAGTACTGATATAAAGCAGGAGTTTGCTAGCTTTTTAAAGGTTATTTTTTCTCTTTGAAGATAGAATAAACTCTTTCGGGTACCATTACTATAATCAGAAAACAATCATTCTATAAATATAATCAGAAAACAATCACTCTATAAATATAATCGTGAAATCATTGTTCTCTAAGGTTTTCTCATTAAACTCAGTTACAGAAGTCCACAGGTGTATGAAATGAACCGAGTAAAGAT harbors:
- a CDS encoding TrmB family transcriptional regulator, yielding MVLQTNLQLIRNLEKLGLTENEAKTYIGLVSLREATAREIHELTNVPRAKIYEILKVLAKKGYLEVRQGSPTYFRAVDPKKVIGEIKNEFLNCAIETLSQFNELSYELPKTSPVWYIQSDWGIKNRIREIMAGVKDELIIFSSNPELLKEFKQEIKKLEKTCNLILIVDELDSFRSLPFEFKETNKEFTDFMNNIVIDGIQYKEEFFMIADGKESIGVHSAGNKREAVIIKLPIVSYMQKMIYERVLEPGFIK
- a CDS encoding universal stress protein codes for the protein MVIATDGSENTQRAISHGIEFAKLSRAIVHALYVVNIHSTISENWTAGKETIYKIIYKMMKRDE
- a CDS encoding COG1361 S-layer family protein, whose product is MNNKNGLFITVTTLLILCWAVFPAQAAVPDNFDISENYYSVYGGPDLNATLVGDDQYSRGDTVTLNLNMMNKGEISGFKSEKDADIGNYADEMLQQSEMQYEAQATTAIGILATLKSDNPNIKVKSGPQEAGTLKQGKQSVSPTQFTIEINKDTPAGVYPLNLDLSYQYQNNVQVGGDDFDSVTGLVTNKEVGLWYENKTQTQTINIEVKKEPYFEVTNVTGDLYPDDGGMLYVTYKNTGEETAKDSTVRISASDPFSTTDDQAYLGTLKPGDSEVAVFDMDVDETATAKPYSISSEIFYEDTDGHDQTSDTIEVNTEVKEAKQSLPGFELGTGITMVLAVCFIMFRRKKQD
- a CDS encoding sodium:solute symporter family protein, with the protein product MDGYNIFLIMLSVYIAGLVAIGWYFNNKQKSITDFWLAGRRIGPSALGFSAAASWLTAGGILAVIGYYMLQGMGSIWAFVAPNIISLLFLSVLVKKIKNLPAITQPELLEQRYGSIVRLPIALIITVVMILFSVSDITGLSLVLQTFYGLDPLYAAAIVAIAVSLYVTLGGLYAVIWTDTIQFSFLALFTIVMAFATVGTVANGGLNTSAISVSQLFGNVSGDWWNPFSIGLPMVLIFSFALIPGWITEQDPWQKVWAAKDEKSASAGMIIGALMITVIFAVCAVIAIALNDIYPEIAGMGYPAGMASAEPALLSFVSERFASAPVVVAFSAIGLAAASMSCTDTFSTSGASCISRDIYQRYIKPDATMKEMMLVNRASVLFIILAATVGSFIIPNILDAIQIATFIASSSYFFPLMGGLYWKRATKEGAFAGMVIGFIVQVALVALDLINTPPLATNYLESIHPILMGHGVIVGMSLSAIAFFGVSLITKPSSKVNLAPFFEEEAKELSRSETRKINEKDPEYSAFLKNLNEKVTGERAHLQLNLRTSENLSWQELTEKLKVVSPAWVTPTGLDSVYRLTHGDMLACVAVTRGTGERDIWLKAEPRLETLGTQKRELFTAYEELKNVFGQKNVKIDYI
- a CDS encoding sugar phosphate isomerase/epimerase family protein gives rise to the protein MILGASSFAGNPEDLKEHVESIELYIPKLGIYNGSTLEIEKLDRVLDDISIYDFAVTVHAPYFAGDSKYPSALQLDTARMSEREFSLMEESISLASRVEAPVVVLHPGRIGLNKEKSYISMVKNLNKLASLAEDYGVTLGLENKEGTDPSNFCCEAKELSRTIEAVNSEHLKATFDIGHANLTCGGDPEKLMEFVQTLQKHIIHLHLHDNSGQWTEMYDGDEHMAPGEGCVDFSVLKLLSGYRGVYNFEVFSLEDLLFGKKTLENAFKL
- a CDS encoding efflux RND transporter permease subunit; this encodes MTKFFEKLGLFIQNNRFSVLLIALLCIVIATQGAQLIEMESGTETFVGKDSPLYQDYDHLYQKIFQTQSIVVMVEGNDVETADVMKAVDRLEHQVQATNGVIETTSPASLIKQINYKMTGKSKIPDTDEEIKAIVDGNPDIFGQLIPDNTHMIISVVMAGSASEDNKEDILASTKEAVSLADFPPSYNIIVTGDPAFVVSMNDEMNSSMGVLLGLSAVFMVIVLLIVFRHVRWCLLPLPIVLLGIVYTFGAMGYVGIPMSMVSMAAFPILIGLGIDYAIQFHNRLEEELQEKGNKKAAVIETVKHTGPAVLTALVMTALGFISLFTSTVPMIRDFGKLLMIGILMCYFSAIFVGVITISLFDKYSDKNPLRKALSKIKPANPEKKKKSEDGDESGRLIGRILQKTTSLTIKYDVVVLGVALLLCVGGLYLDRSVPIQTDVETFVPQDMPALVNLHHMGDIMGDSDELNLIIKVKDVADPDVLKWIDQFSEHEAESNSHIYGSSSIVDLVKEYNGGVIPDTSQEIKDIYSEIPESQKDHYIYGNNMLLLNFDIGNAVADIKVTGIEELRNIVKQDMQWMPAPPGTTVTITGNSVVYIEVISALTSGRIAMTFLGLILVLAGLLIVYKDWVKALVPVIPMLIVIGWSGGVMSLLNISYTPLTATLGALILGVGSEYAILMMERYFEEKEKGASPLEAILMTSSKIGSAIVASGATTVFGFMALLASPFPIITDFGTVTVIDVLLALLATFVVFPPLMITFDTWRDKRKGARKAEKQTETKKQIQGAKI
- a CDS encoding universal stress protein; the protein is MGNLGANGLERFLIGSVAEKVVRSSKVPVLSSRVKSKAELSVN
- a CDS encoding COG1361 S-layer family protein, producing the protein MIRVPITKLRQSMITKITTFALILLIVSVTALPALGEDDETNFIALDHGYTVDYYKSYGAPVIQASITGDPVLERGETADLKIKIANAGSISGFKRLNANQKRINDSIEETIALKEMGEEEECTTAKNIEATLQSETKYIEVESTGNFQNLEELETGHIALLSYSIKVDGNAPSGNYELLLPVTYQYQSNVRTVTADAVNLGITDVDYAREYKTKTETLKIPISIKSEPKFEVTNVSGNLMQGESKVVNVTYKNTRETVAKDAFARIIVMSPLSTEKATVRLGDIDPGEEKTASFEVKADSDAIVKKYGVNSEIKYLDDDGDTKFSESMKVDLPLKATEQKFSITGIAILLIIVIALYQIVSVHRKRNQNDENVSGDENE
- a CDS encoding TOBE domain-containing protein, which gives rise to MKARTKVWFTEDGKTVMGAGRATLLKAIEEEHSLRKACKKLEISYKQAWIVLKKMNEALDEPAVVTVRGGKNQGTFLTDLGRKLLAEYEASKQLISETIGDETAWENVSFKLSARNQLPGKVLEVKKNGLVSKITIEMEPSVITSVVTEEAVEKLDIKPGDRVYAVIKSTEVMVAKIVGEKEPVGEKEPTKIDSRETDRSD